The following proteins come from a genomic window of Megalobrama amblycephala isolate DHTTF-2021 linkage group LG1, ASM1881202v1, whole genome shotgun sequence:
- the LOC125247828 gene encoding uncharacterized protein LOC125247828 isoform X1, translated as MITKSPDRIKEDFLSFIKEDAVDLSGIANFVKRNRDLKIPLLKPRGSALRICGQEGTVYEGDEEQLEAWKDYYLPERTEMEVIGAIDDFPCDAFGLQLVLLLGEDGRVFAYEDELLHLVAVNLRDLLQCQMVFPGMETFKLGECFEEPTAEEYHEMMESYEVKEMKKLHKEFRQSLEHEFLNTQSCNVHKQNQVCSDDFTSSPKQRIQEHSLKCNCKLENGDKFQCPYRTLRQSSYGLILSS; from the exons ATGATAACCAA ATCCCCAGACAGAATCAAGGAGGATTTTTTGTCGTTCATTAAAGAAG ATGCCGTGGACCTCAGTGGGATTGCAAACTTTGTAAAGCGTAATCGTGACTTGAAGATCCCACTCCTGAAACCAAGAGGTTCTGCTCTGAGAATTTGTGGACAGGAAGGAACCGTGTACGAAGGGGATGAAGAACAGCTTGAAGCCTGGAAAGATTATTACCTGCCAGAACGGACGGAAATGGAGGTGATTGGTGCCATTGATGACTTCCCATGTGACGCGTTTGGTCTGCAGTTGGTGCTTCTGTTGGGTGAAGATGGAAGGGTGTTTGCCTACGAGGATGAGCTTTTGCACCTCGTAGCCGTGAATTTGAGGGACCTGCTCCAATGCCAGATGGTTTTCCCTGGAATGGAAACCTTCAAGCTTGGAGAATGTTTTGAAGAGCCG ACTGCAGAAGAATACCATGAAATGATGGAAAGTTACGAGGTCaaagaaatgaaaaaattaCACAAGGAGTTCAGACAATCTCTGGAGCATGAGTTTCTGAACACACAGAGCTGTAAT GTTCATAAGCAAAATCAAGTGTGTTCAGACGATTTCACTTCAAGCCCAAAACAAAGAATTCAagaacattctttaaaatgcaattgCAAGCTGGAGAATGGAGACAAGTTCCAGTGTCCTTACAGGACTTTACGCCAGTCAAGTTATGGGCTTATTTTGTCAAGTTAA
- the LOC125247828 gene encoding uncharacterized protein LOC125247828 isoform X2, translated as MSFLVISNLLLTTNNFALDAVDLSGIANFVKRNRDLKIPLLKPRGSALRICGQEGTVYEGDEEQLEAWKDYYLPERTEMEVIGAIDDFPCDAFGLQLVLLLGEDGRVFAYEDELLHLVAVNLRDLLQCQMVFPGMETFKLGECFEEPTAEEYHEMMESYEVKEMKKLHKEFRQSLEHEFLNTQSCNVHKQNQVCSDDFTSSPKQRIQEHSLKCNCKLENGDKFQCPYRTLRQSSYGLILSS; from the exons atgtcatttcttgtcatttcTAATCTGTTATTAACTACTAATAATTTTGCATTAGATGCCGTGGACCTCAGTGGGATTGCAAACTTTGTAAAGCGTAATCGTGACTTGAAGATCCCACTCCTGAAACCAAGAGGTTCTGCTCTGAGAATTTGTGGACAGGAAGGAACCGTGTACGAAGGGGATGAAGAACAGCTTGAAGCCTGGAAAGATTATTACCTGCCAGAACGGACGGAAATGGAGGTGATTGGTGCCATTGATGACTTCCCATGTGACGCGTTTGGTCTGCAGTTGGTGCTTCTGTTGGGTGAAGATGGAAGGGTGTTTGCCTACGAGGATGAGCTTTTGCACCTCGTAGCCGTGAATTTGAGGGACCTGCTCCAATGCCAGATGGTTTTCCCTGGAATGGAAACCTTCAAGCTTGGAGAATGTTTTGAAGAGCCG ACTGCAGAAGAATACCATGAAATGATGGAAAGTTACGAGGTCaaagaaatgaaaaaattaCACAAGGAGTTCAGACAATCTCTGGAGCATGAGTTTCTGAACACACAGAGCTGTAAT GTTCATAAGCAAAATCAAGTGTGTTCAGACGATTTCACTTCAAGCCCAAAACAAAGAATTCAagaacattctttaaaatgcaattgCAAGCTGGAGAATGGAGACAAGTTCCAGTGTCCTTACAGGACTTTACGCCAGTCAAGTTATGGGCTTATTTTGTCAAGTTAA